The stretch of DNA GCAGCTAAGGAGCCGACGCCCTCACTGGTGCTGGGCGGGGAGGCCGCTTTACTCTGAGGGAAGGGGCGGCCTTGGCAGGGGAGGGCGCGAGGGCCCAGGCCCTCAGGGAGGGGGCAGCTCGCCCGGGCCACGTGGTGCCGGCCCTCCGCTCTGGCCCGGCTGAGGTCCCAGGGGCTCGGGGTCGGGAGGGAAGGCGCGGAGCCAACACATCCCAAGGAGCCTTCGGGCAGGGGGACCTCGTGGCGGCCAGGCCCGGGTCCTGGCCGCAGCAGGGGTCGCATGGGCGCCGGGGCAGCGCCATCAGGAACTGCGTGAGGTCCCCGGGGCCACGTGTTGGCACCTGGAGGTCCCGCGGTCGCCCGCAGGTGAGGAGCGGAGACGCCCACCTGGGTGCCCTGGGCCGTGTGGCGGGCGGCGGGGCCGGGCACCCCTGCTCCCCCTCGGGCTCCGATCCGCTGAGGCCCTGAGTCCCGCTCACCGCCCGCCGGAAGAGGGGCGTGTCCTTCCCCGCCCCCGGGCGCGACCAATCAGCGCGCGCGGCTCATGAATAGTGAGCGCGCTGGCaccgccccgcccccgcctccCGCGGTGCCGCCCGCCCGCGCAGACCCCGAGCGCGGCCGCGGACGAAGATGGCGACCGCCATGTACTTGGAGCACTATCTGGACAGTAAGCGCGCCCCGCGGGCCCCGCGCCCGCCGCCCGCGCGGAGCCCCCCGTGCTGCAACCCCCCTCGCGCCGGACGCCGCATGCAGACCCCGTGGGCTCGGGAGGGCGGCGGCTGCGGCCGGCTGAGGCGCGTAGCGCGCGGACGGGGCGGGGCCGGGCCCGCTGGGGAGAGGAGGGCGCGGGGGGCGGGCTGCGGGGGTCCTGCCGGCTCGGCCGCGCCAATTCCAGGTGCGTCACGGCGGGGCGGGATCGGACGGCGTGGGGCGGGGCTTTGCGGGCTTGGCCACGCCCCCGCACGGACCACGCCCCTCAGACACCGCCTCATCTCCGCCCCTAActccggccccgcccccgcctaGACCACGCCCATCGGACCCCGCCTCATCTCCGCCCCCAGctccggccccgcccccgcccggccGGGTCCCGTCCAGTTTGGAGGTGGAGCCGGCTCCCTCTTCGGGGCTCCGGGCCTCGGGAACTCCAGGGTCTGGGTCCTCCCTGGCTGTTCTCCCATGTTCGCCGGTCTCCTGTGTGACCGCGGCTGGGGAGGGCGGTCGGGCCGCGGGGAGTCACTCCCCGGCTCTGGGGACTGCGCCGCGGAGGCGGGCAGGGCGGCGCCGAGTCGACCCCGGGGGCGGTGCTCTGTTATCAGATGGCAGCTGGTCGGCCCCCCCAGCGGCTGAGCGGATGGTGCTTTCCCTCAACTCATTTTACAGACCAGGGAAGGCCCAACGCGGCCGAGCAGCCTTCTCAGGGTCCCCCGCGCTTGGAGGGGCAGAGCCCATGCAGGACCCTTGACGTCGACCCGGGATGGGCACAGCTTTGGGGTCGCGGTGGTTGGGATTGTGCCGAATGACTCTGGAGGGCCCTTGTGGGGACGCTGCACTGGGGATCCTCACGGTCTGGCCACTCAGGTACCCGCCCAGGGGCTGAGACAGTGGCCAGTGAGCCGTGGCCTGGAGCTGGAGACCCCTGCCCTAGAGGGACGCCCGGTTCTGCCCATGTGCTCTGCGTCTTGTGGGGGGTTCCCTGGGTGCAAGAGTCAACGTAGGGCACATGCTGGAGGGGAGGCCTTCTCCATCTTGGTGCCGGCCCAGTGGGCTGGGCTCCCAAGGAGGGTTGACTGTGCGTGCCCCGGAGGCTGTGCGAGCCGGGAGGCTGTGCGGTTGTCCTCTAGGATGGCTGGGAAAACGCTGGTGCTGGAGGCATCAGATGCCTAAGATAGAGTTAGGCAGATGGGAGGGTGGCCCAGACTGCAGAGGGCACCCCCCTGAGCAGCCTGTGTCGGCTGTGCAGGGGGCGGAGGTTGGCCTGGTCTAGGGATAACAATGGGGAGAAAGCAGCACTGGGGTCCTCTTGGCAGACTGTTGGGGATGGCCGCACTAGCCACAGGGACTATTTAACTTGAAGTCAAATTAAAAACTCAGTTGCATTAGTCCTGTTTCCAGTGCTCATTAGTTCCGTATGGCCACAGCTTTCTTGGGCAGCTCAGAGAGAGAACgtttttttctattgaaatggagtctctgttgcccagactgaagagtgtgatctcagctcactgcaactgccgccttccaggttcaagcaattctcatgccttagcctccccagtagccaggactgtagctgtgtaccaccatgccaagctaagttttgtatttttagtagagacggtttcaccatgttggccaggccggtcttgaactgctgacctcaagtgattgcctgcctcggcctcccgaagtgctgggattacaggcatgagccgctgagCCCAGCCAAGAGAGAGAACATTTCTATCCTTGCATAAAGTCCCATGGGCAGCATGGCTACACTGCTCGACGCACTGGATTTCTGGGTAAAGTGGGGGAAGATCAAGGAGGACCCAGGGGATTTTCTCTTGAGCCTTGGAGGATGCTGCTCACTGAGGTGGGGTAGCCTGGAGGGTGGACCCTGGTGGAGGCTTTCCCCAGGCGACCTCCCCTACCTCTGCTGTGGGTTTCTAAGTTTCCTTCTGCCTTCTTTGATTTCTGACAGCTTCTGAAGTGTGTTAGCCTCTTGTCAGCACTATTTGGTACCTGAGTCTAAAAATGAAATCACAATCCTTCTGCTCTCCAAACCCTAACAGAAACAGAAGACAGAGTGGGCTTGTCAGTTTAGACTTCAGATATAAAACTTGGATCAGgcgcgctggctcatgcctgtaaacccagcactttgaatgactgaggcgtgtggatcacctgaggtcgggagttccagaccagcctgaccaacatggtgaaaccccatctctactaaaaatacaaaaattagctgtgtgtggtggctgtaatcccagctacttaggaggctgaggcatgagaattgcttgaacctaggaggtgtaggttgcagtgagccactgcattccagtccgggcaacaagagtgaaacactgtcttaaaagaaaagcgacaaaaagctctggagatgggTTTTTGTCCTGCTGCTGAAAGGTACATGGTTTCCGGGTTTTTGTGTTTCAGGCATCGAGAACCTTCCCTGTGAACTTCAGAGGAACTTCCAGCTGATGCGAGAGCTGGACCAGAGGACGGAAGGTGGGTTCTGACAGCTGGGAGTGAGGAGCTCCTGAAGGCCGGGGGCAGAGGGTTTTGAGGGGACCCAGGTTAGCGGGGCGGCGGCTGAGCCCTTGCAGCCGGTGTGAGACTTCATAGCCACGTTTAGTTTCTTGGTTTCTTACACATCTTCATATCATGTTTTCATAACTACCACCCTTTCCAATGAAATAGttattgccttttcttcttttaaaagttttccatTTTCAAAGTGCGTGCATCGTTTTAAAGGTTTCGTAGTACTTTCTGGCCTTTTGATATCTAACTCCCTGTTTCTAAACAAcatgtttttgttgctgtttcttaGTTTATCTGTCGTCAGTTTTAGACTTTGTTCGGCCGTATATGGCCCATGCAGTCGGACTCTCCAGTGTCCCCCCGCAGCTCACAGGCATACGCTTTGCTCCCCAATCTTCTGGCAGTTAGAATTTGTGGTGGGACCAGTGATGGGCCTTCCACCCGGCAGCTGTGTCGGTGCTTCAGTGATGGGCCTTCCACCGGCAGCTGTGTAGGTTCTTCAGTGATGGGCCTTCCACCGGCAGCTGTGTAGGTGCTTCAGTGATGGGCCTTCCACCGGCAGCTGTGTAGGTGCTTCAGTGATGGGCCTTCCTCCCGGCAGCTGTGTAGGTGCTTCAGCATTGCGCCATGCCGCCTGCTGTGCAAGTGACCCCTTTTGAATCATTTTGCATATTTCTTGGAGTTACTCATTGCCTCGTTTGTTGGCTTTGTTTTCTGTGTTCCACCCTGGCCTCCCCGCCTGCTTTTCGGTGTGGTCTGTCGGGCTGTGTACCGGCAGCTCCCCGCCTGCTTTTCCGTACGGTCTGTCGGGCTGTCTACCCGGCAGCTCCCCGCCTGCTTTTCCGTACGGTCTGTCGGGCTGTCTACCCGGCAGCTCCCCGCCTGCTTTTCTGTACGGTCTGTCGGGCTGTCTACCCGGCAGCTCCCCGCCTGCTCTTCCGTGTGGCCTGTCGGGCTGTCTACCCGGCAGCTCCCCGCCTGCTCTTCCGTGTGGCCTGTCGGGCTGTCTACCCGGCAGCTCCCCGCCTGCTCTTCCGTGTGGCCTGTCGGGCTGTCTACCCGGCAGCTCCCCGCCTGCTCTTCCGTACGGTCTGTCGGGCTGTCTACCCGGCAGCTCCCCGCCTGCTCTTCCGTACGGTCTGTCGGGCTGTCTACCCGGCAGCTCCCCGCCTGCTTTTCCGTACGGTCTGTCGGGCTGTCTACCCGGCAGCTCCCCGCCTGCTTTTCTGTACGGTCTGTCGGGCTGTCTACCCGGCAGCTCCCCGCCTGCTCTTCCGTGTGGCCTGTCGGGCTGTCTACCCGGCAGCTCCCCGCCTGCTCTTCCGTACGGTCTGTCGGGCTGTCTACCCGGCAGCTCCCCGCCTGCTCTTCCGTGTGGCCTGTCGGGCTGTCTACCCGGCAGCTCCCCGCCTGCTCTTCCGTACGGTCTGTCGGGCTGTCTACCCGGCAGCTCCCCGCCTGCTCTTCCGTGTGGCCTGTCAGGCTGTCTACCCGGCAGCTCCCCGCCTGCTCTTCCGTGTGGCCTGTCAGGCTGTCTACCCGGCAGCTCCCCGCCTGCTCTTCCGTGTGGCCTGTCAGGCTGTCTACCCGGCAGCTCCCCGCCTGCTCTTCCGTGTGGCCTGTCGGGCTGTCTACCCGGCAGCTCCCCGCCTGCTCTTCCGTGTGGCCTGTCGGGCTGTCTACCCGGCAGCTCCCCGCCTGCTCTTCCGTGTGGCCTGTCGGGCTGTCTACCCGGCAGCTCCCCGCCTGCTCTTCCGTGTGGCCTGTCGGGCTGTCTACCCGGCAGCTCCCCGCCTGCTCTTCCGTGTGGCCTGTCGGGCTGTCTACCCGGCAGCTCCCCGCCTGCTCTTCCGTGTGGCCTGTCGGGCTGTCTACCCGGCAGCTCCCCGCCTGCTCTTCCGTGTGGCCTGTCGGGCTGTCTACCGGCAGCTCCCCGCCTGCTCTTCCGTGTGGCCTGTCGGGCTGTCTACCCGGCAGCTCCCCGCCTGCTCTTCCGTGTGGCCTGTCGGGCTGTCTACCGGCAGCTCCCCGCCTGCTCTTCCGTGTGGCCTGTCGGGCTGTCTACCGGCAGCTCCCCGCCTGCTCTTCCGTACGGTCTGTCGGGCTGTCTACCCGGCAGCTCCCCGCCTGCTCTTCCGTACGGTCTGTCGGGCTGTCTACCCGGCAGCTCCATGCGTGCTCTTCCGTACGGTCTGTCGGGCTGTCTACCCGGCAGCTCCCCGCCTGCTCTTCCGTGTGGCCTGTCGGGCTGTCTACCCGGCAGCTCCCCGCCTGCTCTTCCGTGTGGCCTGTCGGGCTGTCTACCCGGCAGCTCCCCGCCTGCTCTTCCGTGTGGCCTGTCGGGCTGTCTACCCGGCAGCTCCCCGCCTGCTTTTCTGTACGGTCTGTCGGGCTGTCTACCCGGCAGCTCCCCGCCTGCTCTTCCGTGTGGCCTGTCGGGCTGTCTACCCGGCAGCTCCCCGCCTGCTCTTCCGTACGGTCTGTCGGGCTGTCTACCCGGCAGCTCCCCGCCTGCTCTTCCGTGTGGCCTGTCAGGCTGTCTACCCGGCAGCTCCCCGCCTGCTCTTCCGTGTGGCCTGTCGGGCTGTCTACCCGGCAGCTCCCCGCCTGCTCTTCCGTGTGGCCTGTCGGGCTGTCTACCCGGCAGCTCCCCGCCTGCTTTTCTGTACGGTCTGTCGGGCTGTCTACCCGGCAGCTCCCCGCCTGCTCTTCCGTGTGGCCTGTCGGGCTGTCTACCCGGCAGCTCCCCGCCTGCTCTTCCGTACGGTCTGTCGGGCTGTCTACCCGGCAGCTCCCCGCCTGCTCTTCCGTGTGGCCTGTCGGGCTGTCTACCGGCAGCTCCCCGCCTGCTCTTCCGTGTGGCCTGTCGGGCTGTCTACCGGCAGCTCCCCGCCTGCTCTTCCGTGTGGCCTGTCGGGCTGTCTACCCGGCAGCTCCCCGCCTGCTCTTCCGTGTGGCCTGTCGGGCTGTCTACCGGCAGCTCCCCGCCTGCTCTTCCGTGTGGCCTGTCGGGCTGTCTACCCGGCAGCTCCCCGCCTGCTCTTCCGTACGGTCTGTCGGGCTGTCTACCCGGCAGCTCCCCGCCTGCTCTTCCGTGTGGCCTGTCGGGCTGTCTACCCGGCAGCTCCCCGCCTGCTCTTCCGTGTGGCCTGTCGGGCTGTCTACCCGGCAGCTCCCCGCCTGCTCTTCCGTACGGTCTGTCGGGCTGTCTACCCGGCAGCTCCCCGCCTGCTCTTCCGTACGGTCTGTCGGGCTGTCTACCCGGCAGCTCCCCGCCTGCTCTTCCGTACGGTCTGTCGGGCTGTCTACCCGGCAGCTCCCCGCCTGCTCTTCCGTGTGGCCTGTCGGGCTGTCTACCGGCAGCTCCCCGCCTGCTCTTCCGTGTGGCCTGTCGGGCTGTCTACCCGGCAGCTCCCCGCCTGCTCTTCCGTGTGGCCTGTCGGGCTGTCTACCCGGCAGCTCCCCGCCTGCTCTTCCGTACGGTCTGTCGGGCTGTCTACCCGGCAGCTCCCCGCCTGCTCTTCCGTACGGTCTGTCGGGCTGTCTACCCGGCAGCTCCCCGCCTGCTCTTCCGTACGGTCTGTCGGGCTGTCTACCCGGCAGCTCCCTGCCTGCTCTTCCGTGTGGCCTGTCGGGCTGTCTACCGGCAGCTCCCCGCCTGCTCTTCCGTGTGGCCTGTCGGGCTGTCTACCCGGCAGCTCCCCGCCTGCTCTTCCGTACGGTCTGTCGGGCTGTCTACCCGGCAGCTCCCCGCCTGCTCTTCCGTGTGGCCTGTCGGGCTGTCTACCCGGCAGCTCCCCGCCTGCTCTTCCGTACGGTCTGTCGGGCTGTCTACCGGCAGCTCCCCGCCTGCTCTTCCGTGTGGCCTGTCGGGCTGTCTACCCGGCAGCTCCCCGCCTGCTCTTCCGTGTGGCCTGTCAGGCTGTCTACCCGACAGCTCCCCGCCTGCTCTTCCGTGTGGCCTGTCAGGCTGTCTACCGGCAGCTCCCCGCCTGCTCTTCCGTGTGGCCTGTCAGGCTGTCTACCCGGCAGCTCCCCGCCTGCTCTTCCGTGTGGCCTGTCAGGCTGTCTACCGGCAGCTCCCCGCCTGCTCTTCCGTGTGGCCTGTTGGGCTGTCTACCGGCAGCTCCCCGCCTGCTCTTCCGTGTGGCCTGTCAGGCTGTCTACCGGCAGCTCCCCGCCTGCTCTTCCGTGTGGCCTGTTGGGCTGTCTACCGGCAGCTCCCCGCCTGCTCTTCCGTACGGTCTGTCGGGCTGTCTACCCGGCAGCTCCCCGCCTGCTCTTCCGTGTGGCCTGTCGGGCTGTCTACCCGGCAGCTCCCCGCCTGCTCTTCCGTGTGGCCTGTTGGGCTGTCTACCGGCAGCTCCCCGCCTGCTCTTCCGTACGGTCTGTCGGGCTGTCTACCGGCAGCTCCCCACCTGCTCTTCCGTACGGTCTGTCGGGCTGTCTACCCGGCAGCTCCCCGCCTGCTTTTCCGTACGGTCTGTTGGGCTGTCTACCGGCAGCTCCCCGCCTGCTCTTCCGTACGGTCTGTCGGGCTGTCTACCCGGCAGCTCCCCGCCTGCTCTTCCGTGTGGCCTGTTGGGCTGTCTACCCGGCAGCTCCCCGCCTGCTCTTCCGTGTGGCCTGTCGGGCTGTCTACCCGGCAGCTCCCCGCCTGCTCTTCCGTGTGGCCTGTCGGGCTGTCTACCCGGCAGCTCCATGCGTGCTCTTCCGTACGGTCTGTCGGGCTGTCTACCCGGCAGCTCCCCGCCTGCTCTTCCGTGTGGCCTGTCAGGCTGTCTACCCGGCAGCTCCCCGCCTGCTCTTCCGTGTGGCCTGTCAGGCTGTCTACCCGGCAGCTCCCCGCCTGCTCTTCCGTGTGGCCTGTCAGGCTGTCTACCCGGCAGCTCTGTGCGTGCTTTCTTTCCTTGGAGCCCTGTGTCTTGGAGGCCATGGTCCTGATTGTTTCTAGACCTGCACAGTTGTTAGCCTGGGTTTTCTTGGGATCTCCTTTCACCCCTCTTCAATGTGGGACCCTCTTCGCTGAATcttaaatgtctccttttttttttaatcccagcaGGCATGGGaaggtcttttttttgtttgtttctttttttttgagacaaagtctcgctcagttgcccattctagagtgcagtggcaggatctcagctcactgcagcctcggcctcccaggttcaagcgatttctctgcctcaacctcctgagtagctggaatttcaggtgcgtgcaaccacacccaactgattttcgtattattagtagagacagggtttcaccctcttggtcaggctggtcttgaactcctaaccttgtgatccacctgcactggcctcccaaagtgctgggattacaggcatgagccaccgcactcggcctaatttttgtatttttcagtagcgacagagtttcaccatgttggccagcttggtcttcaactcctgacctcaggtgatccccctgccttggcctgccaaagtgctgggattataggtgtgaaccactgtgcctggcctaacatTGTTTTATTCATTATGCTGGGCACATGTTTTTGACTTAGGTACAGCATCTTGACTAGGGAATATAgagaattattttattgtgaaaCGTAACATATAAGAAATAAGTGTGCAACGTTTATAGATTCCTTAACAAATATTACCAGATGAACCGCTCTGTTTTCTGCTGCCGAGATGGAGAAATCAAGCCCTTTAGCACCGGACGGCCTTCGTGACCCTCCTAGTCATGACACCCATCCCCAACCAAGGGCATCAGAGTTTGGTCACAGTCACCTTCCACCTTCAGTAGTTTTCTTACCTctctatttaataattttttaaaattaaaaataattaattttttaatatataaagacggggtttcaccatactgaccagcgtggtcttgaactcctgacctcaggtgatccactcgccttggcctcccaaagtgctgggattacaggcatgagcccctgcgcccggccTTTCTTACCTCTCTAAACTGAAGAGCCAAGAGTTGTGTCTGTTTCTGCCCTTAGCATTAATGGAATCGTGCAGTCTATTTTCCTCTGTTTCTTGCTGTTTTTGCCCCGTGTCATCTGGGGGGGGTGTTCCGTGTTGCTCTGGGTAGCTAGAGTTagccctttttgtttttgtgttttttttgagatggagtttcgctcttgttacccaggctggagtgcaatggtgcgatctcggctcacctcaacctccacctcctgggttcaagcaattctcctacctcagcctcccgagtagctgggactataggcacgcaccaccatgcccagctaattttttgtatttttagtagagacggggtttcaccttgttgaccaggatggtcttgatctcttgaccttgtgatccacctgcctcggcctcccaaagtgctgggattacaggcgtgagccaccgcgcctggcctggagttagctctttttgttgctgGGTAGCACTCCGTTGTCTGAAGGGTCCACAGcttatttctccattttactgaggattggacatttgggttgttttctgttttctgctctcATGAATGTCTTCTCCTGTGTATTTCTTTAGGTTACGTAAGATTTCTTTAGGGTAGTTAAGAGGAGTATATTCTTTCTGACTGCcctaccagaaaaaaagaaaacaaaagagtaaTATGCCAGCTCATAGGAAAGGTGACCACATAATTACTCACTCAGGATGTTTGAGAGTCAGAGAGGGCACTGTGAGCACTTGCTGCATAATGGTCAGAACTGGGCCTGCCCTGGGCACGCTGCCCTGCCATAGAGTCTGCACATCCACACAACGCAAGACCACAGAACAGTCCTGCCCACTTGCGCTCCCACCAGCACAGTGTGAGTTCACATCCGCCCGCATCTCTGCCACAACTCGGTGTTGGCTGACTTTGGTTGTTGGCGGTCTGGTGAGCACATCATGGTGTCTAGTGCAGGCCTAGCTTTTCCCCCATTTCTCCATCAGATAAGAAAGCAGAGATAGACATCCTGGCTGCAGAGTACATCTCCACAGTGAAGACGTTGTCTCCAGACCAGCGCGTAGAGCGCCTGCAGAAGATCCAGAACGCCTACAGCAAGTGCAAGGAATACAGCGATGACAAAGTGCAGCTGGCCATGCAGACCTATGAGATGGTGAGGGTGGGGCCCAGGGCCATGCAGACCTATGAGGTGGTGAGGGTGGGGCCCGGGGCCATGCAGACCTATGAGGTGGTGAGGGCGGGGCCCGGGGGCCGTGCAGACCTATGAGGTGGTGAGGGCGGGGCCCGGAGGCCATGCAGACCTATGAGATGGTGAGGGCGGGGCCCGGGGCCATGCAGACCTATGAGGTGGTGAGGGCGGGGCCCGGGGGCCATGCAGACCTATGAGGTGGTGAGGGCGGGGCCCGGGGGGCCATGCAGACCTATGAGATGGTGAGGGCGGGGCCCGGGGCCATGCAGACCTATGAGATGGTGAGGGCGGGGCCCGGGGGCCATGCAGACCTATGAGGTGGTGAGGGCGGGGCCCGGGGGCCATGCAGACCTATGAGATGGTGAGGGCGGGGCCCAGGGCCATGCAGACCTATGAGGTGGTGAGGGCGGGGCCCGGGGGCCATGCAGACCTATGAGGTGGTGAGGGCGGGGCCCGGGGCCATGCAGACCTATGAGATGGTGAGGGCGGGGCCCGGGGGCCATGCTGACCTGCGACATGGTGAGGGCGGGGCGCGGGGGCCATGCAGACCTGCAACATGGTGAGGGCGGGGCCCCGGGGCCATGCAGACCTGCGACATGGTGAGGGCGGGGCCCGGGGGCCATGCAGACCTGCGACATGGTGAGGGCGGGGCCCGGGGGCCATGCAGACCTGCGACATGGTGAGGGCGGGGCCCGGGGGCCATGCAGACCTGCGACATGGTGAGGGCGGGGCCCCGGGGCCATGCAGACCTGCGACATGGTGAGGGCGGGGCCCCGGAGCCATGCAGACCTGCGAGATGGTGAGGGTCGGTCAGGGGCCACGGCTCTTCCTCCAACCTCTATTCCTGCCTCTCCTGCAACAAAGTGGAAAAGCTGCCCAGAAATGGGCATAGCCAAGTGGAAGTCTGGCTTTGGTAGACTGACGCTGCTGGAGAAACTACGGACTGGGGAATACACTTCATGTGGGACCATTcctgtgttgttgtttttttttttctgggccttTTTGTTTGTGTATGTGCTCAGAggaaccatttttttttgagacagtcttgctctgccaggctggagtgcagtggtatgatctctgctcagtgcaacctctgcatcctgggctcaagcaattctcatgcctcagcctcccgagtagctggcattataggcatatagttccatgcccagctaatttttgtatttttagaagagacagggtttcaccctgttgaccaggctggtctcaaactcctgactgatccgcccacctcagcctctcaaagtgctggattacaagcatgagccactgtgcccagccttcaagTGGccatatttattattgttattttgagacgtactttttactcttgttgcccaggctggagtgcaatggcacgatctttactcactgcaacctcctcctcccaggctgaagcgattcttctgcctcagcatcccaagtagctgggattacagtcatgcaccactaCCAACaggctagtttttgaatttttaatagatggagtttcagtatgttggacaggctggtctcgaactcctagcctcaaatgatccacctgccgtggcctcccagagtgctggtactataggtgtgagctaccacacctggccaaaattttgtttttttagtagagacaggattttatcatgttggtcaagctggtcttgaactcctgacctcaggtgatctgcctgcctccacctcccacagcgttgggattacaggtgtgagccgctgcgcctggcctctAGGTGACCGTATTTTAAGGTAAGATTCAGTGTTGGATGTCCAGCCCTTGTTCCACCACGTTTCATAACACTTCTCATTCTTGCCTACACTCACGTCTTTTCCTTAAATGGGATTTATTCCATCGCAGTTTCAAAATATACAGAAAGAGCACAAGACCCTTGGATGGACTTTGAAGGAGTGGGCCTTGTTCATCGAAGACTCAGGGAAACTGTGAGCCTGGTGGATACTCCACGTTCGCGGTTTCCGAGGCGTCCTGCTTTTACTCTAAAATGAGACTGTGCGTGTCCTTTTGTAGGTGGATAAACACATTCGAAGGCTTGATGCAGACCTGGCACGCTTTGAGGCCGACCTGAAGGACAAGATGGAGGGCAGTGACTTTGAAGGCTCCGGAGGGCGAGGACTAAAAAGCAAGTCTGTTCATTTTTTCTCTATTACTGTTAACTGTGGAGTTGTGGAGTTTTGTCACTGTGGCGAGTCACTAACTTACGATCGCGATGGTAAGTATCATATTTGGGTAAACCTTGtcttgcaggctgggcacagcggctcatgcttgtaaccccagcactttgggaagccgggacaggaggattgcttgaggccaggagttcaagaccaacctgggcaacatagcgagacctcatctctacgaaaagtttaaaaattagccgggtgtggtggtgcacacctgtggtcccagctactcgggaggctgaggtgggtggatcgctttagcctgggaggtcagtcaatgctgtagtgagctatgattgctccattgcattccagtcagcctgggagacaaagctggaccccatcttaaaaacaaaacacaaaacgtGTCTTGCTTTAGCGAATTCTATAAAAGTAATTTGCATCTTATTTTTCAGAAGGCCGgggtcagaaagaaaaaagagcatcccggggccgaggcaggaggacatCAGAGGAAGACAcaccaaagaaaaagaagcataaaGGAGGGTAAGAGGCCTTCCCCTCTTTTTCCCAAGAGAGCAAATACCAATATCCTGTATCCCTGATGTAGAAACACTGATGGACGCTGACCCCTGAGTGAATGCACACTGCGTGCTGGGTGGTGTTCTGATTCTTACCGCTGCGTGCCTGTTGTCAGCCCCTCCTCGCAGCAGCCTTGGAGGGAGTGCCATCGTCAGGGCCATTTTCAGTGTCACAGGGACCTGGTGAGGCTTGAGAGCTGCTGTGGTGTGGACGGGCCTGCACCCGGAGTCTGACTGCAGCACCTGTCTCCTCTTAGCCATGGTGTATGCTTGCCCCGCTAGGGACAGGAGGGTGGGGAGCGTGCTGACGACAGGCCAATCGAAAACACTCTTTTAGTAGCTAGGTTTTTGTGTATCTGTCAGTTATTTTCTGTATCAGTATGTAGTTCCTTCATGCATATTCATTGTTAAATTATGTGGCCACATTTGTTA from Callithrix jacchus isolate 240 chromosome 6, calJac240_pri, whole genome shotgun sequence encodes:
- the ING5 gene encoding inhibitor of growth protein 5 isoform X6, which translates into the protein MATAMYLEHYLDSIENLPCELQRNFQLMRELDQRTEDKKAEIDILAAEYISTVKTLSPDQRVERLQKIQNAYSKCKEYSDDKVQLAMQTYEMVDKHIRRLDADLARFEADLKDKMEGSDFEGSGGRGLKKGRGQKEKRASRGRGRRTSEEDTPKKKKHKGGSEFTDAILSVHPSDVLDMPVDPNEPTYCLCHQVSYGEMIGCDNPDCPIEWFHFACVDLTTKPKGKWFCPRCVQEKRKKK
- the ING5 gene encoding inhibitor of growth protein 5 isoform X3, with protein sequence MATAMYLEHYLDSIENLPCELQRNFQLMRELDQRTEDKKAEIDILAAEYISTVKTLSPDQRVERLQKIQNAYSKCKEYSDDKVQLAMQTYEMVDKHIRRLDADLARFEADLKDKMEGSDFEGSGGRGLKSKSVHFFSITVNCGVVEFCHCGESLTYDRDEGRGQKEKRASRGRGRRTSEEDTPKKKKHKGGSEFTDAILSVHPSDVLDMPVDPNEPTYCLCHQVSYGEMIGCDNPDCPIEWFHFACVDLTTKPKGKWFCPRCVQEKRKKK
- the ING5 gene encoding inhibitor of growth protein 5 isoform X7, with amino-acid sequence MATAMYLEHYLDSIENLPCELQRNFQLMRELDQRTEDKKAEIDILAAEYISTVKTLSPDQRVERLQKIQNAYSKCKEYSDDKVQLAMQTYEMVDKHIRRLDADLARFEADLKDKMEGSDFEGSGGRGLKKGRGQKEKRASRGRGRRTSEEDTPKKKKHKGGSEFTDAILSVHPSDVLDMPVDPNEPTYCLCHQVSYGEMIGCDNPDCPIEWFHFACVDLTTKPKGK
- the ING5 gene encoding inhibitor of growth protein 5 isoform X5, whose protein sequence is MRELDQRTEDKKAEIDILAAEYISTVKTLSPDQRVERLQKIQNAYSKCKEYSDDKVQLAMQTYEMVDKHIRRLDADLARFEADLKDKMEGSDFEGSGGRGLKSKSVHFFSITVNCGVVEFCHCGESLTYDRDEGRGQKEKRASRGRGRRTSEEDTPKKKKHKGGSEFTDAILSVHPSDVLDMPVDPNEPTYCLCHQVSYGEMIGCDNPDCPIEWFHFACVDLTTKPKGKWFCPRCVQEKRKKK
- the ING5 gene encoding inhibitor of growth protein 5 isoform X8, with product MRELDQRTEDKKAEIDILAAEYISTVKTLSPDQRVERLQKIQNAYSKCKEYSDDKVQLAMQTYEMVDKHIRRLDADLARFEADLKDKMEGSDFEGSGGRGLKKGRGQKEKRASRGRGRRTSEEDTPKKKKHKGGSEFTDAILSVHPSDVLDMPVDPNEPTYCLCHQVSYGEMIGCDNPDCPIEWFHFACVDLTTKPKGKWFCPRCVQEKRKKK
- the ING5 gene encoding inhibitor of growth protein 5 isoform X4, with product MPAHRKGDHIITHSGCLRVREGTVSTCCIMVRTGPALGTLPCHRVCTSTQRKTTEQSCPLALPPAQYKKAEIDILAAEYISTVKTLSPDQRVERLQKIQNAYSKCKEYSDDKVQLAMQTYEMVDKHIRRLDADLARFEADLKDKMEGSDFEGSGGRGLKKGRGQKEKRASRGRGRRTSEEDTPKKKKHKGGSEFTDAILSVHPSDVLDMPVDPNEPTYCLCHQVSYGEMIGCDNPDCPIEWFHFACVDLTTKPKGKWFCPRCVQEKRKKK
- the ING5 gene encoding inhibitor of growth protein 5 isoform X2 yields the protein MPAHRKGDHIITHSGCLRVREGTVSTCCIMVRTGPALGTLPCHRVCTSTQRKTTEQSCPLALPPAQYKKAEIDILAAEYISTVKTLSPDQRVERLQKIQNAYSKCKEYSDDKVQLAMQTYEMVDKHIRRLDADLARFEADLKDKMEGSDFEGSGGRGLKSKSVHFFSITVNCGVVEFCHCGESLTYDRDEGRGQKEKRASRGRGRRTSEEDTPKKKKHKGGSEFTDAILSVHPSDVLDMPVDPNEPTYCLCHQVSYGEMIGCDNPDCPIEWFHFACVDLTTKPKGK